The Couchioplanes caeruleus nucleotide sequence GCGTTGCGGATTTGGGAGGCGTTGTGCAGGTTCAGGATTTCGACTGCCTTTTCGCGCATTTCGACCTTGCGGACCTTGCCCGTCACCGTCATCGGGAAGCCTTCGACCACGTGGATGTAGCGGGGCACTTTGAAGTGTGCCAGCCGGCCTGCGCAGAATTCGCGGACTGCTTCGGTTGTCAGGGGTTCGGTGTCCGGGCGCATGACCAGCCAGGCCATCAGTTCCTCTCCGTATTTTTCGTCCGGGACGCCGATGACCTGGACGTCTGCGATGTCCGGGTGGGTGTAGAGGAACTCCTCGACCTCTCGGGGGTAGACGTTCTCGCCGCCCCGGATGACCAGGTCTTTGATGCGGCCCACGATGTTGACGTAGCCGTCCTGGTCCATCGTGGCCAGGTCGCCGGTGTGCATCCAGCGGGCCGTGTCGATCGCGTCGGCGGTGGCTTCCGGTTGGTTCCAGTAGCCGAGCATCACCGAGTAGCCGCGGGTGCAGAGTTCGCCCGGTTCGCCTCGGGGGACGACCAGGCCGGATGCCGGGTCGACGACCTTCGACTCGAGGTGCGGCATCACCCGGCCGACCGTGCCGGTGCGTCGGTCGAGGCTGTCGTCGGCGCGGGTCATCGTGGACACGGGGGATGTCTCCGTCATGCCGTAGCAGATCGCCACCTCGGCCATGTTCATCTCGGCGACCACGCGCTTCATCACCTCGACCGGGCAGGGGGAGCCCGCCATGATGCCGGTACGCAGGCTGGACAGGTCGTACGCCGGGAAGTCGGCCAGCCCCAGCTCGGCGATGAACATGGTCGGCACGCCGTACAGGGAAGTGCATTTCTCCTCGGTGACCGCCCGCAGTGCCGCCGCCGGGTCGAAGCCCTGCGCCGGCAGCACCATCGCCGCGCCGTGCGAGGTCGCGGCGAGGTTGCCCATCACCATGCCGAAGCAGTGGTACAGCGGTACGGGGATGCAGATGCGGTCCCGTTCGGTGTAGCCGACGAGCTCGCCGACGAAGTACCCGTTGTTGAGGATGTTGTGGTGCGACAGCGTCGCGCCCTTCGGGAAGCCGGTCGTCCCCGACGTGTACTGGATGTTGATCGGATCGTCGAAGGCGAGCGTCGCTGCCCGAGCCGTGAGGTCGGCGCCGACGCCGGCGGCGACCAGCGCGTCCCAGTCGCCGGTGCCGATGAACACCGTCTCCGCGAAGCCGATCTCCCCGATCATCGCCCGGTAGTCGCTGGTCTTGAAGCCGACGGCGCTGATCAGCAGCCGCATGCCGGACTGCCTGACCACGTAGTCCAGCTCGTGGGTCCGGTACGCCGGGTTGACGTTGACCAGGATCGCGCCGATCTTCGCGGTGGCGTACTGGACGAGCACCCACTCCGCGCAGTTCGGCGCCCAGATGCCCACCCGGTCGCCCTTGGCGATGCCGCGGGCGAGCAGGCCGCGGGCGACGTCGTTGATCGCGGCGTCGAATTCCGCGTACGTCCAGCGCCGGCCCGTCGGCACGTCGACGAGCGCCTCGCGGTCGCCGAAGGCCGCGACGGTGCGTTCGAGGTTGGCGCCGATGGTCTCGCCGAGCAGCGGCACGTCGGAGGTCCCGGAGGCGTAGGAGAGCATTTCTGCAGCATGGGCCCGTCCACCGCGGGCTGCCACCCCCGATCGGGGGTGGACCGGGACGCGCCCGGGGCGACATGCTGGTCACGTGCTCGAGACAGCCGACCTGACCGCGGCCCTCGGCCGGCTCCGCCGGGTGACCGGCCTGCCGGTCGCGTTCGGCGGCGCGGTCTCCGCGGACGGGCGGGCGATGCGGCTCACCGACTTCGCGGGTACGACCACGCTCGCGCTGAACGGCCTGGTGGTCGCTGCCGGCAACGGGCTGGGCGGCCGGGTGCTGGCCACCGCGCGGGCCGCGCGGGTGGAGGACTACGCCGCCGACCCGCGGATCTCCCACGAGTACGACAAGCCGGTCACCGCCGAGGGGCTGCGGGCGATCGCGGCGGTGCCGGTCGCGATGGGCTCCTCGGTGCTCGCCGTGCTCTACGCCGGCACCCGGGAGCCCCTGTCGGTGGGCGCGCGGGCG carries:
- a CDS encoding AMP-binding protein, producing MLSYASGTSDVPLLGETIGANLERTVAAFGDREALVDVPTGRRWTYAEFDAAINDVARGLLARGIAKGDRVGIWAPNCAEWVLVQYATAKIGAILVNVNPAYRTHELDYVVRQSGMRLLISAVGFKTSDYRAMIGEIGFAETVFIGTGDWDALVAAGVGADLTARAATLAFDDPINIQYTSGTTGFPKGATLSHHNILNNGYFVGELVGYTERDRICIPVPLYHCFGMVMGNLAATSHGAAMVLPAQGFDPAAALRAVTEEKCTSLYGVPTMFIAELGLADFPAYDLSSLRTGIMAGSPCPVEVMKRVVAEMNMAEVAICYGMTETSPVSTMTRADDSLDRRTGTVGRVMPHLESKVVDPASGLVVPRGEPGELCTRGYSVMLGYWNQPEATADAIDTARWMHTGDLATMDQDGYVNIVGRIKDLVIRGGENVYPREVEEFLYTHPDIADVQVIGVPDEKYGEELMAWLVMRPDTEPLTTEAVREFCAGRLAHFKVPRYIHVVEGFPMTVTGKVRKVEMREKAVEILNLHNASQIRNA